A section of the Kribbella sp. HUAS MG21 genome encodes:
- the pdxT gene encoding pyridoxal 5'-phosphate synthase glutaminase subunit PdxT, translated as MTVIGVFALQGNVREHLAMLEQVGVEARPVRRPAELEQVDAMVLPGGESTTMDKLARAFDLFEPLQKRIADGMPAFGTCAGMIMLANEITGGIEGQETLGGLDVTVRRNAFGRQVDSFEADLDFAALDTPYHAVFIRAPWVERVGRDVEVLSTVSSGPATGRIVAVRHDRLLATSFHPEMTGDARLHGYFADLVRSR; from the coding sequence GTGACGGTCATCGGCGTGTTCGCGCTGCAGGGGAACGTGCGGGAGCACCTGGCCATGCTCGAGCAGGTCGGTGTCGAGGCGCGTCCGGTACGGCGGCCCGCCGAGCTGGAGCAGGTCGACGCGATGGTGCTGCCGGGCGGCGAGTCGACCACGATGGACAAGCTCGCCCGCGCGTTCGACCTGTTCGAGCCGCTGCAGAAGCGGATCGCGGACGGCATGCCGGCGTTCGGGACCTGTGCCGGGATGATCATGCTGGCCAACGAGATCACCGGCGGGATCGAGGGCCAGGAGACGCTCGGCGGGCTGGACGTGACGGTCCGGCGGAACGCGTTCGGGCGGCAGGTGGACTCCTTCGAGGCCGACCTGGACTTCGCCGCGCTCGACACGCCGTACCACGCCGTGTTCATCCGGGCACCGTGGGTAGAGCGGGTCGGTAGGGACGTCGAGGTACTGTCGACGGTGAGCTCGGGCCCGGCCACGGGTAGGATCGTCGCGGTCCGCCACGATCGGCTGCTGGCCACCTCGTTCCATCCGGAGATGACCGGGGACGCCCGGCTGCACGGGTACTTCGCCGATCTGGTCCGGAGCCGCTGA
- the pdxS gene encoding pyridoxal 5'-phosphate synthase lyase subunit PdxS — MAEMLKGGVIMDVVTPEQAKIAEDAGAVAVMALERVPADIRAQGGVSRMSDPDMIDGIIAAVSIPVMAKARIGHFVEAQVLQSLGVDYIDESEVLTPADYANHIDKWQFTVPFVCGATNLGEALRRITEGAAMIRSKGEAGTGDVSNATTHMRQIRQEIRKLQSLPEDELYVAAKELQAPYELVKEVAQAGKLPVVLFTAGGIATPADAAMMMQLGAEGVFVGSGIFKSGNPAQRAEAIVKATTFHDDPDVIAKVSRGLGEAMVGINVDEIPQPHRLAERGW; from the coding sequence GTGACGCCGGAGCAGGCCAAGATCGCCGAGGACGCCGGTGCGGTCGCGGTGATGGCGCTGGAGCGGGTCCCGGCCGACATCCGCGCCCAGGGCGGCGTCTCCCGGATGAGCGACCCGGACATGATCGACGGCATCATCGCCGCGGTGTCGATCCCGGTGATGGCCAAGGCCCGGATCGGGCACTTCGTCGAGGCACAGGTGCTGCAGAGCCTCGGCGTGGACTACATCGACGAGTCCGAGGTGCTCACCCCGGCCGACTACGCGAACCACATCGACAAGTGGCAGTTCACCGTGCCGTTCGTCTGCGGCGCGACCAACCTCGGCGAGGCGCTGCGCCGGATCACCGAGGGCGCGGCGATGATCCGCTCCAAGGGCGAGGCCGGCACCGGCGACGTGTCCAACGCGACCACCCACATGCGCCAGATCCGCCAGGAGATCCGCAAGCTGCAGAGCCTGCCGGAGGACGAGCTGTACGTCGCGGCGAAGGAGCTGCAGGCGCCGTACGAGCTGGTCAAGGAGGTCGCGCAGGCCGGGAAGCTGCCGGTCGTGCTGTTCACCGCCGGCGGGATCGCGACCCCGGCCGACGCCGCGATGATGATGCAGCTCGGCGCCGAGGGCGTGTTCGTCGGCTCCGGCATCTTCAAGTCCGGCAACCCGGCCCAGCGCGCCGAGGCAATCGTCAAGGCGACCACGTTCCACGACGACCCCGACGTGATCGCGAAGGTCTCCCGCGGCCTGGGCGAGGCGATGGTCGGCATCAACGTCGACGAGATCCCGCAGCCGCACCGGCTCGCCGAGCGCGGCTGGTGA
- a CDS encoding YebC/PmpR family DNA-binding transcriptional regulator, with protein sequence MSGHSKWATTKHKKAVIDAKRGKLFAKLIKNIEVAARMGGGDPGGNPTLYDAIQKAKKSSVPNDNIDRAVKRGSGAEAGGAEYQTIMYEGYGPNGVAMLVECLTDNRNRAAADVRTAMSRNGGSLADPNSVAYMFNRKGVIVVAKEQDGKSLSEDDVMEAVLEAGAEEVNDLGESWEVVTEATDLVPARTALQDAGIDYESADVQFVPSMTVELDADGAAKIFRLIEALEDSDDVQNVYANFDVSDEIMAEVG encoded by the coding sequence ATGTCAGGCCACTCCAAGTGGGCCACCACGAAGCACAAGAAGGCCGTCATCGACGCGAAGCGCGGCAAGCTCTTCGCGAAGCTGATCAAGAACATCGAGGTGGCCGCCCGGATGGGCGGTGGCGACCCTGGCGGGAACCCGACCCTGTACGACGCCATCCAGAAGGCGAAGAAGTCCTCGGTCCCGAACGACAACATCGACCGCGCGGTCAAGCGCGGCTCCGGGGCCGAGGCCGGCGGTGCCGAGTACCAGACGATCATGTACGAGGGCTACGGCCCGAACGGCGTGGCGATGCTGGTCGAGTGCCTCACCGACAACCGGAACCGGGCGGCCGCGGACGTCCGGACGGCGATGTCGCGCAACGGCGGCTCGCTCGCCGACCCGAACTCGGTCGCTTACATGTTCAACCGCAAGGGCGTGATCGTCGTCGCCAAGGAGCAGGACGGGAAGTCGCTGTCCGAGGACGACGTGATGGAGGCCGTGCTGGAGGCCGGCGCCGAGGAGGTCAACGACCTCGGCGAGTCCTGGGAGGTCGTCACCGAGGCGACCGACCTGGTCCCGGCCCGGACGGCGCTGCAGGACGCCGGCATCGACTACGAGTCCGCCGACGTCCAGTTCGTCCCGTCGATGACCGTGGAGCTGGACGCCGACGGCGCCGCGAAGATCTTCCGGCTGATCGAGGCCCTCGAGGACAGCGACGACGTCCAGAACGTCTACGCGAACTTCGACGTCTCCGACGAGATCATGGCCGAGGTCGGCTGA